The stretch of DNA AGGCTTCGGCCATGGTTGGGTAGTTAAAAGTGGTATTGAGAAAATACTTCATCGTATTGGCCTTACCCTTCTGCTCCATGATGGCCTGACCAATATGCACGATCTCTGAGGCCTGGTCACCGAAACAGTGGATACCCAGAATCTCAAGGGTATCGAAGTGGAATATGATTTTCAGCATGCCCACCGACTCGCCCGTGATCTGGCCGCGGGCTGTATTGTTAAAAAACGCCTTGCCCACTTCATAGGGCACCTGTTCGGCAGTCAGTTCCTGCTCGGTACGCCCCAGCGTGCTGATCTCCGGAATGGTGTAAATACCCGAGGCCACCCGGTTGATGGCCACAAAATCATCCGGCGCCACAATAGCGTTGCAGGCAGCCCTGCCCTGATCATAGGAAGCACTGGCCAGCGAGGGCCAGCCGATTATGTCGCCAGCGGCAAAAATGTTCTCCACGGACGTCTGGTAACGCTCGTTAACCTGAACCTGGCCCCGGCTGTTTGCTTTTACACCCAGTTCAATCAGCCCCAGGCCGTCCGAATTGCCGGTTCGACCGTTAGCCCACAAAATAATATCACTCTTGATCTTCTTGCCAGACTTCAGGTGGGTCACGACATAATTATCGTGGTACTCGATTTCTTCGAACTCTTCTTTATGACGACTGCGCACACCAATGTCTCGCAGGTGATAACTCAGCGCATCGGAGATTTCCCAGTCAAGAAAGGAGAGCAGTGATTCGGCTGGATTGATCAATTCAACCTTGCAGCCCAGTCCGCCAAAGATAGACGCATATTCACAGCCGATTACACCTGCCCCGATCACAGTGACTTTTTTGGGCGTGTGATCCAGGGTGAGGATCTTGTCGCTGTCAAACAGACGCGGGTGATCAAAATCCACTTCAGCCGGCCGGTAGGGTCGCGAACCGGTGGCAACAATGAAATAGTCCGCCTTCAGGGTCGGACCCTTGCTGCCCAGTTTGATGGTGTTGGCATCCTGAAAAACGGCATGCCCCTGAATCACATCAACATCATTTTTTTCGTAATAGTTGCTGCGCAGATACACCTGCTCTTCAATCACCCGCTCGGCGTGGCGCATGATCTCCTGAAAACCGGGTTTATGCAGTGTAGCGAACTCTCTGAGCAGCGGGTTGGAACGAAACTGCATGACCTGCTTCACATAATGGCGCAGAGCTTTGGATGGAATGGTGCCCAGATGAGTGCAGTTACCGCCCACCTGATCCCGATCCGAGATCAGAGCCACCGACTTGCCATGTTTGGCAGCATTAATCGCCGCCGACTCACCAGCCGGCCCGCTGCCAACGACAATAATGTCGTATTTCTTGCGGATCATCGGGTGCTCTCTTCACATTTGGCAGGATTACCGCCGCACAGCTCGC from Pseudohongiella spirulinae encodes:
- the sthA gene encoding Si-specific NAD(P)(+) transhydrogenase, with product MIRKKYDIIVVGSGPAGESAAINAAKHGKSVALISDRDQVGGNCTHLGTIPSKALRHYVKQVMQFRSNPLLREFATLHKPGFQEIMRHAERVIEEQVYLRSNYYEKNDVDVIQGHAVFQDANTIKLGSKGPTLKADYFIVATGSRPYRPAEVDFDHPRLFDSDKILTLDHTPKKVTVIGAGVIGCEYASIFGGLGCKVELINPAESLLSFLDWEISDALSYHLRDIGVRSRHKEEFEEIEYHDNYVVTHLKSGKKIKSDIILWANGRTGNSDGLGLIELGVKANSRGQVQVNERYQTSVENIFAAGDIIGWPSLASASYDQGRAACNAIVAPDDFVAINRVASGIYTIPEISTLGRTEQELTAEQVPYEVGKAFFNNTARGQITGESVGMLKIIFHFDTLEILGIHCFGDQASEIVHIGQAIMEQKGKANTMKYFLNTTFNYPTMAEAYRIAALDGLNRVF